The Apium graveolens cultivar Ventura chromosome 10, ASM990537v1, whole genome shotgun sequence nucleotide sequence ATCACAATGACATCATACCCGTAGTTTGGTGTTGTAGTGATGAACATAAGCACACTCGGCAAAGTGGTATGTTATTTCATTAAAGTCTTTCAGAGGCCTGAAATTAGATCAATCACAAACATGGTTGAAACATAATTTGCATGGACGCGAGAACGGAGCTATAGGTATCTTTTAAGTACATGAAATTCTGCACATCACTTGAAATCAAACAAATGTCTTGGCTGGACAGATAGTTAAGTCTAAGTGCATACACAAGAAAACAAACAAATGTCTTTTAGACAGTGTCATGATTCTGGCATAACATACAACCCTCAAACTCAGCCAAAGTATTTACAAGTGCATAAATTAAATTTTGACTAGGACAGCCAGAATAAACATAAACAAGAAAACTTAGGCATTTCATGAGAACTATAAATAAAAGTCACacatttagaataaataaggTAAATCACGCTTACAAACAAAAGATCAATAATTACATACCTGATACAAAAGATCACTAATTGCTTTTTACCCTGAAAGCCTTTCAAATGTCCATGAACACAAACATACATTCCATCCCTAAATACAAAAATCCATTccaaaaattaaatataaaatctCAAAGTATCGGCTTTAGAATCCAATGTTTGCATAAAAAAAAAACTGCTCCTACAGATGATATTTACTCACAGTATACCCTCCATTTCCTTCAGATCCGCGGATTCATTAACCCTAATCAACACAACATACACATCACGTATTACATCTCAGTGTACCACAATATTAATATACATAACTGCAAAACCAAAATAAGAATCGAAAACTAGTCATTTGACTCAATTCGATAAGATAGTACCATTTAGTACAGTCAATACGTCCGGTCCCGTCATCGATCTCTAGCGAAACATCAGTAACTCCTTCAGCCTTGTTAACCACCATTCCCACTAATTTAACCTAAAAACAAAACAAACTATCACTCAACAAAAACCGAAACATTCAATCAATAAaaaaactaataatataaaatgcTTACACTGTTAATTTCGACACCATCAACTGAAAAATTAGACTTCTCATCACTCGACAACGCCAAGCTTATTTGCTTCACTGTTAACGGAAGTAGCTGCTGCGTTTCACGATTCTGCCAATAAGACCCCGCACACACAATCAATTAGGATAATTTTCCAAGTCAACAAGAATAAATTGAACGGCAAACAATAAATCAACAACAAAACAGAAATTAATTATCAGCGAGGGAAAGAGATCGATAGAGGGGAAGAGAGAGAGTCTTGCATATACATATGTGCatagagagggagagggagagagagagagagtattaTTGCAAATACATATAAGCtgaggggagagagagagagagagagtatcgTCTATACATATATGCTgaggagagagagggagagggagagagagagagagagagagagagagagagagagagagagagagagagagagagagagagagagaccttGGCAGGAGAGAAGGAGTGATCGGAGACAGTCTGAGTAGCCTGAGAAGGCATAAAGCCACCGCCGGCAAAGGCAGCACTACCGTCGAATTGACCTCCGTACATAATTGTAAACCCTAGATCGAATCGACGATAAACAAAATGAGTGTTTGTGCGTGTTTCCACGACTCGATCAGTAATGAATTAAAAGTAATTGAGGGTTCCCGCCTTTTCAACTTTTCCCCAATTCCCGCTGAGATAATACAACTATTGTAAACCCCTTTCTTGTTAAATCTTCATTTTAGTTTTGCCGTGTTACTGTTTCGGCCTTCTGGCCCAAATTTGTGATGGGCTTATTTTTCGTTCGGCCACATGTACATGtacaagattttaaaataatttattttgtaaaataCTACTCACTCTGTTTTTTAATATATAACGTTTGATTTTCTGGCACACATATTTAGGAGGTTTGACTGTAtagttaaaattattttttttaaaacaatctttttgtgaataaaagttctgatctcatatttttattcagaaaaaatagttttttttaaataataattctaattatgtGGTCAACCCTTCTAAATATGTGTGTCAAAAAGTCAAACGTCATATAATAAAAAATAGAGGGAGTATTATTGTTGGTTATAGGCCCAAAAAGGCCCATTGAACGAAGGCCCATTAAGCGGTTGTGCTACTGGGCCGAAGGACCTCCAGGCCCGCGTCGCCAAGGCCCATGGAAGCCCAGGCCGAGGCCTGCTACTCGCGGACCGTTGGACAATGCAAGGGTCATAACGCCCCATTTTCACTCCCTCCTTAATAGTTGGTAACGGAAGAACATTCATGACATGATTGGGTATAAAAACCATTGTGAAGTAAGATAAAACATATACACTCTCAACACTCTACTTCTCTTGTATTATTACCCTAATTTTACAGCCAGATtctgattctcacaccggaggtgaatcgggggtccaaaccctcgcattctcttcactttcaggtacGGCCGAAGCCATCTTCAATCCAGCCGAAGCCTGTTCATACAACCGAAAGGATCTGGgcgtaacatttggcgccgtctgtgggaaaataCGAGAGTTACAAGTTGAGAAAATGACAGAAATTCATGAGCATTCACCGCCACCTGGTTTCACCGACAAGGGACAACCGTCCTCCCTAGTAGACGAGGACGGGGTTATCACGTTAACCCCTGAAGAAGAGGCCTTACTCCTAAAGATCCGGGCAGAAAAGGACGCGGAGAAGGGTAAGACCAAAGTTGATCAGATTGACAAGGAAGCGGAAGCGCGAGCCAAGAAAAGAGAAGCTGATGCCCTCCGACTCAAAGCCCTCCAACTGCAGAGGGAAGAAATTGAACTGCAAGAACAAGCCTTGAGAGAAGTGATGCGGGCCGAAGAGACCGGCGgagctgataagtggcattttataccacttagaacgtcttaaaatggcttaaattggtgtcttgaaatcaagtattttgtgtatttgatgcgtttttctagtgtttatgcatttcagggtattagttgcatttcggaggaggaatcatcaagaataagccttggcatgtgttcaccattgcgagagggaaagaacgggcagattacggcgaagaaacggaacaaacctggaatttttccagtagggtcctgcgcgcccgcgcagcaatgctgagcggccgcgcagcagccttgcgcgcccgcgcagaaatgctgagcggccgcgcagggtcggggaaaaagctgaattattttagacttctacttctgtttggcttccaacttctatgtaatctgagttttatgggactattatataagtagatttgagacgttttcatagaaaaaaagaaggagattatgttttagattgtttttggcgccgctgccggggactcggcgtatttgtttagtttatgtacttaccaccattggtcattaggactcagtgattaggacgtagtagttaattactcttttcggttgtgtttcaggtactttagcaagcgtttatgcaaacgcgttctcgtgctcgcaagaggaccttagatacagctgaggagaaagacgaagttcttgatactctggagaagttagattttgaggattcggattcaggaactgagcagaaagaaccagtaaacatgggagatcgtattgttcaagctaatccagctcttatggatttttctcgacataaaattgatgacattcagtcaagcatccttcatccggctattcaagctaacacctttgaaatcaagtcgggcactattcagatggtgcagaattctgtttcttttggaggagcggcaactgaagaccccaacatgcacataaggaattttgtcgagatctgcagcacttttaagtataatggcgtgactgatgaggctatcaagttgaggcttttcccattctcactgagggataaagctaaagactggttacattctgaaccagctgggtccatcactacgtggcaagatcttgcgcaaaagtttctggtgaagttttatccaatggcaaagactgctgctatgaggattgctcttactcagtttgcgcagcaacctacagaatctatgtgcgaggcttgggaacgctacaaggaaatgttgagaaaatgtccacatcatggaatgccggattggatggtaatcactggtttttataatggtttgggggcccaatctcggcccatgctcgatgcagcagctggaggcgccttatgggctaaaagctatactgaggcgtataatcttatcgagacgatggctgcaaatgagcatcaaaacccaactcagaggatgacgtcaggccaggtagcaggtattctggaagttgatgcagccaccgctattgcagcccagctccaagcgctatcaatgaaggttgattctttggctacgtatggagttaatcaaatagctatggtttgtgagctttgtgcaggttctcatgctacggatcagtgttctcttgtcaatgaatctgttcagtatgtgaataattatcagcgacaacagcagcctgtgccagcgacctatcatcctaacaacagaaatcatccaaatttcagctgggggaataatcagaatgctattcagccaacatatcagcaaggagtaagtaaacagtttaacccacctggattccagcaaccacagcagtatgctacaaggtaatcatatcctcaacaggaaagtgcagctgcacctactagtgctgattttgaggaacttaagctgttgtgcaagagtcaggcggtttctatcaagaccttggaaaatcaaatcgatcaattagccaatgcagtgctcaatcgtcaacctggcactcttcccagtgacacggaagtaccaggcaggaaggaagctaaagagcaagtcaaggctattaccttaaggtctggaaaagtagctgatgctgaaaaggcaaaagaagtcgaagctgaagttagagatgaagaatctaagcaaaaggagaaagtggcggaaccaaagaagactactgttgaacacactctgcctgaggctaatacaggggagaaacagctctatcctccaccaccttttcctaagagattgcagcaacaaaagctggatagacagttcagGAAGTTtatggaggtgttcaagaaacttcacatcaatatacctttcgctgaggcgctggaacaaatgcctagttatgcgaagtttatgaagactattctttcaaggaaggtgaaactggatgaccttgaaaccgttgctctcacggaagaatgcagcgcggttctgcaacaaaagttaccaccaaaactgaaagatccaggaagcttcaccattccttgcaccattggcaatctaaattttgacaagtgcctttgtgatttgggagcaagcattaatctgatgccgttgtcgatctttaaaaagctggatctgcctgatccaaaacccacatacatgtcgctacaattggcggactgttccattacttacccaaggggcatagttgaggatgtgctcgtcaaggtggataagctcttctttcctgctgattttgttattctggattttgaggaagataagaagattcccataatcttggggaggcctttcttggctactggccgtaccttgatagatgtgcaaaaagaggaacttactatgcgggtccaagatcaggatgtgaccttcaacgtattcaaggcaatgaaattccctacagaagatgaggagtgcttaaaagtggatttgattgattctgcggttacttcggaactcgatcacatgctaatgtctgatgcattggaaaaggccttagtgggggattttgacagtgatgatgaagatagcaacgagcaattacaatatctgaacgcttttccatggaagcgaaagctcgacataccatttgaatctcttggtacttctgaccttaagaatgctgaagggaagctcaaaccatcaatagaggaagcacctaccttggagctcaaaccattacctgaacacttgaggtatgcttttttaggtgattcatctacgttacctgttattatttcagctgaccttttaggtagtgaggaagacaagctcttaaggattttgagagaattcaaattggctataggatggaccatagcagacatcaaggggataagtccttcatattgtatgcataaaattctgttagaggaaggtagtaagccaactgtggaacagcagcgaagactgaacccgatcatgaaggaggtggtgaagaaagaaattctgaaatggctagatgcaggcatcatttatcctatttctgacagctcatgggtgagccctgtgcaatgtgtacctaagaaaggaggtatcactgtggtcgcgaatgaaaagaatgagctcatccctactcgaacagttacaggatggagagtatgcatggattatagaaaattgaacaaagccacaaggaaggatcacttccctctcccattcattgatcaaatgcttgacagattggcgggacatgagtatttttgtcttctggatggttattccgggtataatcagatttgtattgcaccagaggatcaggaaaagactaccttcacttgtccatttggcacatttgcttttcgtagagtttcgtttgggttatgtggcgccccggccacctttcagagatgtatgatggctatattctctgacatgattggaaataacgtcgaagtgttcatggatgacttctccgtctttggacactcatatgatgaatgtttgaataatctgcgcgccgtactcaaaagatgcgtggaaactaatttggtgcttaattgggagaaatgtcattttatggtgcgtgaaggcattatccttgggcataaggtctctagcaaaggtctggaggtggacaaggccaaggtgggagtcattgaaaatcttcccccacctaattcggtgaaaggaatctgtagttttctcggtcatgcgggtttttatcggcgattcatcaaggacttttcaaagatatctaagccgttgtgcaatttacttgagaaagatgtgcctttcaaatttgatgatgaatgttttgcagcattcgagactctcaaggagagtttgatcacggcaccagttattacagcaccagattggacagaaccatttgagatgatgtgtgatgcgagtgactatgcggtaggtgcagttctgggacagcgcaagaaaaatctcttccatgtggtctactatgcgagtaagactttaaatggggcccaattgaactacaccactactgagaaggagcttttggctatagtctttggctttgagaaatttcgatcttatctgcttggtacgaaagtgacagtattcactgatcatgcagccattcgctatctggtttctaagaaggattcaaagccgagactcattcgttgggtgcttttacttcaagaatttgagttagagatcaaagatagaaaaggtactgagaatcaagtagctgaccatctctctaggttggagaatcccgattctacttcacaagataggacgctaatcaatgaatcttttccggatgagcagttgtttgcaattcaggaggaagaaccatggtttgcagatattgtaaactatcttgtcagcaatataatgccgcttaatttgacatccg carries:
- the LOC141693848 gene encoding replication protein A 32 kDa subunit B isoform X3, giving the protein MYGGQFDGSAAFAGGGFMPSQATQTVSDHSFSPAKNRETQQLLPLTVKQISLALSSDEKSNFSVDGVEINSVKLVGMVVNKAEGVTDVSLEIDDGTGRIDCTKWVNESADLKEMEGILDGMYVCVHGHLKGFQGKKQLVIFCIRPLKDFNEITYHFAECAYVHHYNTKLRVQGGGPAAGHLPTPGGSMPFQGYQAPPSNQFAGVNYNTGDLGGTNKMVLDFLQQPLCVAPETGVHQDVIARSLRIPQEAVVT
- the LOC141693848 gene encoding replication protein A 32 kDa subunit B isoform X1, which gives rise to MYGGQFDGSAAFAGGGFMPSQATQTVSDHSFSPAKNRETQQLLPLTVKQISLALSSDEKSNFSVDGVEINSVKLVGMVVNKAEGVTDVSLEIDDGTGRIDCTKWVNESADLKEMEGILDGMYVCVHGHLKGFQGKKQLVIFCIRPLKDFNEITYHFAECAYVHHYNTKLRVQGGGPAAGHLPTPGGSMPFQGYQAPPSNQFAGVNYNTGDLGGTNKMVLDFLQQPLCVAPETGVHQDVIARSLRIPQEAVVKALEVLVDEGLVYSSVDEFHYKSTMNG
- the LOC141693848 gene encoding replication protein A 32 kDa subunit B isoform X2 — encoded protein: MYGGQFDGSAAFAGGGFMPSQATQTVSDHSFSPAKNRETQQLLPLTVKQISLALSSDEKSNFSVDGVEINSVKLVGMVVNKAEGVTDVSLEIDDGTGRIDCTKWVNESADLKEMEGILDGMYVCVHGHLKGFQGKKQLVIFCIRPLKDFNEITYHFAECAYVHHYNTKLRGGGPAAGHLPTPGGSMPFQGYQAPPSNQFAGVNYNTGDLGGTNKMVLDFLQQPLCVAPETGVHQDVIARSLRIPQEAVVKALEVLVDEGLVYSSVDEFHYKSTMNG